A single genomic interval of Ovis aries strain OAR_USU_Benz2616 breed Rambouillet chromosome 9, ARS-UI_Ramb_v3.0, whole genome shotgun sequence harbors:
- the MYC gene encoding myc proto-oncogene protein isoform X1 — protein MPLNVSFANRNYDLDYDSVQPYFYCDEEENFYHQQQQSELQPPAPSEDIWKKFELLPTPPLSPSRRSGLCSPSYVAVASFSPRGDDDGGGGSFSSADRLEMVTELLGGDMVNQSFICDPDDETLIKNIIIQDCMWSGFSAAAKLVSEKLASYQAARKDGGSPSPARGHGGCSTSSLYLQDLSAAASECIDPSVVFPYPLNDSSSPKPCASPDSTAFSPSSDSLLSSAESSPRASPEPLALHEETPPTTSSDSEEEQEDEEEIDVVSVEKRQPPAKRSESGSPSAGSHSKPPHSPLVLKRCHVSTHQHNYAAPPSTRKDYPAAKRAKLDSGRVLKQISNNRKCASPRSSDTEENDKRRTHNVLERQRRNELKRSFFALRDQIPELENNEKAPKVVILKKATAYILSVQAEEQKLISEKDVLRKRREQLKLKLEQIRNSCA, from the exons ATGCCCCTCAACGTCAGCTTCGCCAACAGAAACTATGACCTCGACTACGATTCGGTGCAGCCTTATTTCTACTGCGACGAGGAGGAGAACTTctaccaccagcagcagcagagcgaACTGCAGCCGCCGGCGCCCAGCGAGGACATCTGGAAGAAATTCGAGCTGCTGCCCACCCCGCCCCTGTCCCCTAGCCGCCGCTCCGGGCTCTGCTCGCCGTCGTACGTCGCGGTCGCCTCCTTCTCGCCCAGGGGAGACGAcgacggcggcggcggcagctTTTCCTCCGCGGACCGGTTGGAGATGGTGACCGAGCTGCTGGGAGGCGACATGGTGAACCAGAGCTTCATCTGCGACCCCGACGATGAGACCCTCATCAAAAACATCATCATCCAGGACTGTATGTGGAGCGGCTTCTCGGCCGCCGCCAAGCTCGTCTCGGAGAAGCTGGCCTCTTACCAGGCTGCGCGCAAAGACGGCGGCAGCCCGAGCCCCGCCCGCGGGCACGGCGGCTGCTCCACCTCCAGCTTGTACCTGCAGGACCTGAGCGCCGCCGCCTCTGAATGCATCGACCCCTCGGTGGTCTTCCCCTACCCGCTCAACGACAGCAGCTCGCCCAAGCCCTGCGCCTCCCCGGACTCCACCgccttctccccctcctctgactctctgctctcctctgctGAGTCCTCCCCGCGGGCCAGTCCCGAGCCCCTGGCTCTCCACGAGGAGACCCCACCCACGACCAGCAGCGACTCTG agGAAGAACAAGAGGATGAGGAAGAAATTGATGTTGTCTCTGTGGAAAAGAGGCAACCCCCTGCCAAAAGGTCAGAATCGGGGTCACCCTCTGCCGGCAGCCACAGCAAACCTCCTCACAGCCCGTTGGTCCTAAAGAGATGCCACGTGTCTACGCATCAGCACAATTACGCAGCGCCCCCCTCCACTAGGAAGGACTATCCCGCCGCCAAGAGGGCTAAGTTGGACAGTGGCAGGGTCCTGAAACAGATCAGCAACAACCGCAAATGTGCCAGCCCGAGGTCTTCGGACACGGAGGAGAATGACAAGAGGCGGACACACAACGTTTTGGAGCGCCAGAGGAGAAACGAGCTGAAACGCAGCTTTTTTGCTCTTCGTGACCAGATCCCAGAGTTGGAGAACAATGAAAAAGCCCCCAAAGTAGTTATCCTTAAAAAAGCCACAGCATACATCCTGTCGGTCCAAGCAGAGGAGCAAAAGCTCATTTCAGAAAAAGACGTGTTGCGGAAGAGGCGAGAACAGTTGAAACTCAAACTTGAACAGATACGGAACTCTTGCGCCTAA